In a genomic window of Lacrimispora sp. BS-2:
- the deoD gene encoding purine-nucleoside phosphorylase has protein sequence MGTPHNGAEKGDIAKTVLMPGDPLRAKFIAETYLDDVVCFNTVRNMFGYTGTYKGKRISVMGGGMGMPSIGIYSYELFNHYDVDQIMRIGSAGAISDRIKVRDIIIAMGACTDSNYAYQYGLKGTFAPIGDYRLLERAVKEAECLGITPVVGNVLSSDVFYNADPWVNNSWAKMGVMAVEMESAALYMNAARAGKKALCILTVSDHILQGLSISPEERQTGFSRMMELALNTAAGVE, from the coding sequence ATGGGAACACCACATAACGGAGCAGAAAAAGGGGATATTGCAAAGACGGTTTTAATGCCTGGGGATCCCCTGCGCGCCAAATTTATTGCAGAGACATATCTGGATGATGTTGTATGCTTTAATACAGTAAGGAATATGTTCGGGTATACAGGGACTTATAAGGGAAAGCGTATATCTGTTATGGGAGGAGGAATGGGAATGCCTTCTATAGGCATCTATTCCTATGAACTGTTCAATCACTATGATGTGGATCAGATTATGCGAATCGGTTCAGCAGGAGCTATTTCCGATCGGATAAAGGTTCGCGATATTATAATCGCAATGGGTGCCTGCACCGATTCAAATTATGCATATCAGTATGGTTTAAAGGGAACATTTGCCCCTATTGGTGATTACCGGCTTCTTGAAAGAGCGGTAAAGGAGGCTGAATGTCTGGGAATCACACCTGTTGTGGGTAATGTTCTATCTTCCGACGTATTTTACAATGCTGACCCATGGGTCAATAATTCTTGGGCTAAGATGGGGGTTATGGCAGTTGAAATGGAGTCAGCAGCACTTTACATGAATGCAGCCCGTGCGGGTAAAAAGGCTTTATGCATCCTGACGGTATCTGATCATATTCTCCAGGGACTTTCCATATCACCGGAGGAACGCCAGACCGGTTTTTCCAGGATGATGGAACTGGCACTGAATAC
- a CDS encoding sulfatase, protein MKAIMVMFDSLNRHMLPPYGYEDVKAPNFKRLAQRSVTFDNCYAGSLPCMPARREIHTGRYNFLHRSWGPLEPYDDSMPQILKENGIYTHLTTDHWHYWEEGGDNYMTKYNTYEIVRGQEGDPWKGRIEWDIPEHLGGRKDACGRQEYINRHYMREEDNQSIVRNFSNGLEFIRDNHEADNWYLQLENYDPHEPFFTPEKYKEPYEDGYEGVMFDWPGYHEVVETPEQVEHCINEYKAIVTMCDTYLGKVLDMMDEYDMWKDTMLIVNTDHGFMLSQHNWWGKMMMPYFSELARIPMFIWDPRTGIAGEKRQALVQTIDLAPTLLEYFGQDIPKDMEGKPLRETIENDKKVRDYALFGQHGVHVNITDGRYVYMRCPQPGREQEMYNYIIEPTSYPGSITAEEMGTAEFYPGFSFTKGCPMFRIRGGYGIRTLGFPPKSLIEFGTLLYDLEKDPDQLQPMENQEVEERMIEHMIRMMKENDAPEEQYIRLGLERRKWGREK, encoded by the coding sequence ATGAAAGCGATCATGGTGATGTTTGATTCCCTCAACCGGCACATGCTTCCTCCTTATGGATACGAAGATGTGAAGGCTCCTAATTTCAAGAGACTGGCACAGAGGAGCGTAACATTTGACAACTGCTATGCAGGAAGTCTGCCTTGTATGCCTGCAAGAAGAGAAATTCATACAGGACGGTATAACTTTCTTCACAGAAGCTGGGGGCCTTTGGAGCCATATGATGATTCCATGCCCCAAATTCTAAAAGAAAACGGTATTTACACCCATCTGACTACGGATCACTGGCATTATTGGGAAGAGGGCGGAGACAATTATATGACCAAATACAATACATACGAAATTGTAAGAGGCCAGGAAGGCGATCCGTGGAAGGGAAGAATAGAATGGGATATTCCGGAGCATCTGGGCGGCAGGAAGGATGCCTGCGGAAGGCAGGAGTATATCAATCGTCATTATATGCGGGAGGAGGACAATCAATCCATTGTGCGGAATTTCTCCAATGGTCTGGAATTCATCCGTGATAACCATGAGGCGGATAACTGGTACCTTCAGTTGGAAAACTATGATCCTCATGAGCCGTTCTTCACACCGGAAAAATACAAAGAACCCTATGAGGATGGCTATGAAGGAGTTATGTTTGATTGGCCGGGATACCATGAAGTGGTGGAGACTCCGGAACAGGTGGAACATTGTATTAACGAGTATAAGGCGATTGTTACCATGTGCGATACCTATCTCGGTAAAGTACTGGATATGATGGACGAATATGATATGTGGAAGGATACGATGCTCATTGTCAATACGGATCACGGTTTTATGCTGAGCCAGCACAACTGGTGGGGCAAAATGATGATGCCATACTTCAGTGAACTGGCCAGGATTCCCATGTTTATCTGGGATCCGAGAACAGGGATCGCAGGCGAGAAGAGACAGGCCCTTGTTCAGACCATAGATTTGGCCCCAACGCTTCTTGAGTATTTTGGTCAGGATATACCGAAGGATATGGAGGGGAAGCCTCTTAGAGAAACCATTGAAAATGATAAAAAAGTCAGAGATTATGCTCTTTTTGGCCAGCACGGTGTTCATGTGAACATTACTGATGGCAGATATGTGTATATGAGATGCCCGCAGCCTGGCAGAGAGCAGGAGATGTATAACTATATTATAGAGCCCACCAGTTACCCTGGCTCCATTACTGCAGAAGAAATGGGAACAGCCGAATTCTATCCGGGTTTTTCATTTACCAAAGGATGTCCGATGTTCAGAATCCGCGGTGGTTATGGAATCAGAACATTGGGATTCCCTCCCAAATCTTTGATAGAATTCGGCACGCTTCTATATGATTTAGAGAAGGATCCGGATCAGCTTCAGCCTATGGAGAACCAGGAGGTGGAGGAACGCATGATAGAACATATGATACGTATGATGAAGGAAAATGACGCACCGGAGGAACAATATATAAGGCTGGGACTGGAACGCAGGAAATGGGGAAGGGAGAAATAA
- a CDS encoding ABC transporter permease: protein MNQLLSIVTSTLSMSVPLILAALGGVISVRSGVMALGLESMMTMGAFCAVLGSYYSGNIYVAVLAGMAGGALLGLCHAVLSVRYKVNQVISGIGLNLLAVAETTLLMQLLWDNKGSSPQVSSINASVYTSPITYIMLSAVFLEYIFLFRTRFGLRLRMVGENPKAAATVGLPVHKIKYIGVVACGIMAGLGGAYLSIDQLNMYVRDMSAGRGYIAVAIMILAKYNPVMVLFCALIFGFCDALQINFQGYGVPPQIMAMIPYMVTLFVLAFGVRHITPPAGVGMHDDE, encoded by the coding sequence ATGAATCAGCTTTTATCAATTGTTACGTCAACTCTCAGCATGTCGGTACCGCTGATTCTGGCCGCACTGGGCGGTGTTATCTCTGTTAGAAGCGGTGTCATGGCTCTGGGGCTGGAGAGCATGATGACTATGGGGGCATTTTGCGCAGTGCTGGGCTCCTACTATTCAGGCAATATCTATGTTGCTGTACTGGCAGGCATGGCAGGCGGTGCTCTGTTAGGACTATGCCATGCTGTTTTAAGTGTGCGCTATAAGGTGAACCAGGTCATCAGCGGCATAGGACTTAATCTTCTGGCAGTGGCAGAGACAACTCTATTGATGCAGCTTCTTTGGGATAACAAAGGGTCATCTCCTCAGGTATCGTCTATCAATGCCAGTGTATATACATCACCCATTACATACATCATGCTGTCGGCAGTTTTCCTGGAGTATATCTTCCTGTTTCGGACTCGCTTTGGCTTACGGCTTCGCATGGTGGGTGAGAATCCTAAGGCGGCAGCTACTGTGGGACTTCCAGTCCATAAAATAAAATATATCGGCGTGGTAGCCTGCGGAATTATGGCTGGGCTTGGGGGAGCATATCTTTCCATTGACCAGCTGAATATGTATGTGAGGGATATGTCGGCAGGAAGAGGATATATTGCTGTGGCGATTATGATTCTTGCAAAATACAATCCTGTAATGGTTCTGTTCTGTGCGCTGATTTTTGGATTTTGTGATGCATTACAGATTAATTTTCAGGGGTATGGCGTACCGCCTCAGATCATGGCTATGATTCCTTACATGGTGACACTGTTCGTTCTGGCTTTCGGTGTCCGTCATATAACTCCGCCTGCAGGCGTTGGAATGCATGATGATGAATAA
- a CDS encoding ABC transporter permease: MNVKKAELNIKQILEKNMSAVALILALVLGGLIMLICGYNPVEAYTSILKGAFIGKKAVCQTLVQATPLIFAGLAYTVAKRANLINLGIEGQLYMGALGTSVVALMPLRLPEVVWIPLALMAGVLLGGLYAGLVGFMKVKFGSNEVIATMMLNTIAVNFVAYMVNYPLKEQGKSMAQTAKFTEEVWIPKLLEKTQLTAAIIIAVIACILVKLLFDRTVIGYEIKCVGFNLKASETAGIRIGRIMVIAMLLSGGIAGLLGGSHVLGVDHRLIADFSSGYGFDGIAVAALAADNPVGVILSGIIFGALRAGCMVLNRTTGIPTEFIDVIQALIILFVAAPLLVKEILRIKNAGRGKGGKRG, from the coding sequence ATGAATGTAAAAAAGGCGGAATTAAATATAAAGCAGATTCTGGAAAAGAATATGTCTGCTGTTGCCTTAATTTTGGCTCTGGTATTGGGCGGATTAATTATGCTGATTTGTGGATACAACCCTGTTGAAGCGTATACATCCATATTAAAGGGGGCATTTATTGGGAAAAAGGCTGTTTGTCAAACACTTGTACAGGCCACTCCCTTGATCTTTGCAGGCCTGGCGTATACGGTAGCCAAGAGAGCGAATCTGATTAATCTGGGCATTGAAGGTCAGCTTTATATGGGAGCGTTGGGAACTTCCGTTGTAGCATTGATGCCTCTTAGGCTTCCGGAAGTGGTATGGATTCCTTTGGCTCTTATGGCAGGTGTGCTGTTGGGTGGCCTCTATGCGGGACTTGTTGGATTTATGAAGGTTAAATTCGGTTCCAATGAAGTTATAGCCACCATGATGCTTAACACCATAGCTGTTAATTTTGTGGCTTATATGGTCAACTACCCGCTGAAAGAACAGGGGAAATCCATGGCTCAGACTGCAAAGTTTACAGAAGAAGTATGGATACCGAAGCTGTTAGAGAAAACTCAGCTTACAGCAGCAATTATCATTGCCGTGATAGCCTGTATCCTCGTAAAGCTTCTCTTTGACAGAACGGTAATCGGCTATGAGATTAAATGTGTAGGGTTTAACCTAAAGGCATCGGAAACTGCCGGGATCAGGATTGGAAGAATTATGGTAATTGCCATGCTGCTCAGCGGCGGAATTGCCGGACTTTTAGGGGGAAGCCATGTTCTGGGGGTAGATCACAGGCTGATTGCAGATTTTTCTTCTGGATATGGATTTGATGGAATCGCGGTTGCAGCCCTTGCGGCAGATAATCCTGTAGGTGTGATTCTTTCCGGCATTATCTTTGGTGCTTTGAGGGCGGGCTGTATGGTACTCAACCGTACCACCGGCATTCCCACTGAGTTTATCGATGTCATTCAGGCGCTTATCATCCTGTTTGTGGCCGCTCCTCTTCTTGTGAAGGAAATTCTTAGGATAAAAAATGCAGGCAGAGGGAAAGGAGGAAAAAGGGGATGA
- a CDS encoding ABC transporter ATP-binding protein: MYAVEMKNITKQYPLVRALNHVDFSLEQGEIVSLLGENGAGKSTLMKVLYGICRPDEGEIWIGGKPMNIRSPKQAIDMGIGMVHQHFMLTPVLSVTENIVVGCEPAKGIFFDKNQAEENVQEMIDRYGFHISASQKVKELSVGEQQKVEILKAIYRGARILILDEPTAVLIPQEVEELFRILRELKKNGTSIVIITHKLKETLEIADRVSVLRDGRLIQSNVPVEGVTSDSLAQMMVGREVALGIRRRSSCVGETKLFVKNITLKDKDRIVLNKVQFELKKGEILGIAGIEGNGQTELIECLTGICQPDVLDMVKDGQKVTGSPRDFIGQGIGHIPEDRMTRGLVLELSILENMILGYQKRFQNRGILDRKRIKVFSDRLLQEFQVKAPNTSVKCNALSGGNQQKIVIARVFSEDPDVIIVAQPTRGVDIGAIEYIHERLLELRDEGKAILLISADLDEVKNLSDRLLVMYNGELVVEGVPEEFDDMQLGLLMTGAAGKRGQRT, encoded by the coding sequence ATGTATGCAGTTGAGATGAAAAATATCACAAAGCAGTATCCTCTGGTCCGTGCTCTCAACCATGTAGACTTTTCTCTGGAACAGGGGGAGATTGTATCGCTGTTGGGAGAAAACGGAGCTGGGAAATCAACTCTCATGAAGGTTTTGTATGGAATCTGCAGGCCAGATGAGGGGGAGATATGGATTGGCGGAAAGCCAATGAATATAAGGTCTCCCAAGCAGGCGATTGATATGGGAATAGGCATGGTGCACCAGCATTTTATGCTGACTCCTGTATTAAGCGTAACCGAAAATATCGTAGTGGGCTGTGAACCGGCAAAGGGAATCTTTTTTGACAAGAATCAGGCAGAGGAAAATGTCCAGGAGATGATCGACCGTTATGGCTTTCATATATCTGCTTCGCAAAAGGTAAAGGAGCTTTCTGTAGGAGAGCAGCAGAAGGTTGAGATTTTAAAAGCTATTTATAGAGGTGCCAGGATTCTGATTCTTGATGAGCCCACTGCTGTCCTGATTCCTCAGGAGGTAGAAGAACTGTTCCGGATCTTAAGAGAACTGAAAAAGAATGGGACAAGCATTGTAATTATCACGCATAAGCTGAAAGAAACTCTTGAGATAGCAGACCGTGTCAGCGTTCTTAGGGATGGAAGGCTGATCCAGTCCAATGTTCCCGTAGAAGGCGTAACCTCCGACAGCCTTGCACAAATGATGGTAGGCAGAGAAGTGGCTTTAGGCATACGGAGAAGGAGCAGCTGTGTGGGTGAGACAAAACTATTCGTAAAAAACATCACTTTAAAAGACAAAGACAGAATCGTTTTAAATAAAGTTCAGTTTGAGCTTAAGAAAGGAGAAATCCTGGGGATTGCCGGAATTGAGGGCAATGGACAGACGGAACTGATTGAATGTCTGACCGGTATTTGCCAGCCGGATGTTTTGGATATGGTAAAGGACGGGCAGAAGGTAACGGGTAGCCCAAGGGATTTTATCGGACAGGGAATCGGACATATTCCGGAGGATCGAATGACCAGAGGACTGGTACTGGAGCTTTCTATTCTGGAAAATATGATTCTGGGCTATCAGAAACGCTTTCAAAACAGGGGAATCCTGGACAGGAAGAGGATTAAGGTTTTTTCTGACAGGCTTTTACAGGAATTTCAGGTAAAAGCGCCCAATACATCTGTCAAGTGTAATGCCCTCTCCGGAGGAAATCAGCAGAAAATCGTTATTGCCAGGGTGTTCAGTGAGGATCCGGATGTCATTATAGTAGCGCAGCCTACCAGGGGAGTGGATATCGGAGCTATTGAGTATATCCATGAGCGCCTATTGGAACTAAGGGATGAAGGAAAAGCAATCCTGCTGATATCCGCTGATTTAGATGAGGTGAAGAATCTAAGCGACAGACTTTTAGTGATGTATAACGGTGAACTCGTTGTGGAAGGAGTCCCGGAAGAGTTTGATGATATGCAGCTGGGACTTTTAATGACAGGAGCAGCAGGAAAAAGGGGACAGAGGACATGA
- a CDS encoding BMP family ABC transporter substrate-binding protein, which produces MKLRRLAAICLIAAMTVSATGCGASKSKGESEAGTSVGKEEAESTSAEGTEGASGDTVKVGVIFGTGGLGDKNFNDMTYAGVTRAQEELGIKFDYVEPNSISDFVPFGRQFAETGEYDLLIAVGADQEEAMQEIAEEFPEQKISILDSAAKIEGVSTIQTEWSEQTFLAGVIAGLGTLSDMEKANKDNVIGVILGDDLPNLREGVIGFTAGARYVNPDVQVLEGVVGAFNDPGKGKEIGLSMYNKGADFIQCIAGASGLGVFGAAKEADRYAFGVGSNQNLEDPDHVVASSVRSVDWMVYNEIEKVIYGNWEPGLHMSGIKESAVGYDTEGSNVKLPEEIKATVEDIREMLVAEKLAPCKTAEELDAWVAKNQYTK; this is translated from the coding sequence ATGAAATTGAGAAGGTTGGCAGCAATATGTTTAATAGCGGCAATGACAGTTTCTGCGACAGGATGCGGCGCATCTAAAAGCAAGGGGGAAAGTGAGGCTGGCACATCAGTTGGGAAAGAAGAAGCAGAAAGTACATCAGCCGAGGGTACCGAAGGGGCATCAGGAGATACCGTTAAGGTAGGAGTCATATTTGGTACCGGTGGTCTGGGAGATAAAAACTTTAATGACATGACATATGCGGGAGTTACCAGAGCTCAGGAAGAACTGGGAATCAAGTTTGACTATGTTGAACCTAATTCTATCAGCGATTTTGTTCCCTTTGGAAGGCAGTTTGCGGAGACAGGAGAATATGATCTGCTGATAGCCGTAGGGGCAGACCAGGAAGAGGCCATGCAGGAAATAGCAGAAGAATTCCCGGAACAGAAGATATCGATTCTTGACAGTGCGGCAAAGATTGAGGGCGTCAGCACGATTCAGACCGAGTGGAGTGAGCAGACCTTCTTAGCAGGTGTGATCGCAGGACTTGGAACACTGAGCGATATGGAGAAAGCAAATAAAGATAATGTTATAGGTGTCATACTGGGAGATGACCTTCCGAATCTGAGAGAAGGCGTAATAGGATTTACAGCAGGAGCAAGATATGTCAATCCGGATGTACAGGTACTGGAGGGAGTTGTAGGAGCGTTCAATGATCCAGGTAAGGGCAAGGAAATAGGTCTTTCCATGTACAACAAAGGTGCAGACTTCATCCAGTGTATTGCAGGCGCTTCCGGTTTGGGGGTATTTGGTGCTGCCAAGGAAGCAGATAGATATGCATTCGGTGTAGGCTCTAATCAGAACCTGGAGGATCCGGATCATGTGGTGGCCTCTTCCGTAAGAAGCGTAGACTGGATGGTTTATAACGAAATTGAAAAAGTAATATACGGAAACTGGGAACCAGGACTGCATATGAGTGGGATCAAGGAAAGCGCCGTGGGATATGATACGGAGGGTTCCAATGTAAAACTGCCTGAGGAGATCAAAGCAACAGTAGAGGATATAAGGGAAATGCTGGTTGCAGAAAAACTGGCGCCATGTAAGACGGCAGAAGAGTTGGATGCCTGGGTTGCCAAGAATCAGTACACCAAATAA
- a CDS encoding helix-turn-helix domain-containing protein, with the protein MKILIADDETPIREWIQFSIERGNNPDFEIAGVAENGNEAFELAVKYQVDTVITDIKMPGMDGLMLMKKLLEEIPYVSFIILTNYAEFSYAREAITYGARKYFLKSELRGQDILEALMEIHESNERLLIGKKEDCYFSGYLDIYTCCCNMEEAEFVGGFWKKHQFRENEMFCVAAFKSTESWDQKGFLDDFIKKQKIHILRPVLRKESIYLIMQSEDERKLEESLAAFYETWSANGGGVLVAGPSAWGIEQIMPEIDRTERMLQYEFFYNKGCFRINDDRLMAPLDREKIRKEYQRILNRLLHDEEDKVSKDIIIWFEYFKEVCLQDTEWAKEICIKFVIRLEEKCAEHFTDYQEEHKVTRLQTAGLCRDICIKLISLLYSGNKFSYSQSIRETVQYIHQNYANQDLSLKVVAQAICRSPEYLSRLFKSETGQNFSNYLMLYRLERARSLLLNTDMKIYEIAYAVGYTTPSYFSKVYHEYMGITPELARGQKIDRKS; encoded by the coding sequence GTGAAAATACTGATAGCAGACGATGAGACACCAATACGAGAATGGATTCAGTTCAGCATTGAGCGGGGGAATAATCCGGATTTTGAGATTGCAGGCGTAGCTGAAAACGGCAATGAGGCTTTCGAACTGGCTGTAAAGTATCAGGTTGATACGGTGATTACAGACATTAAAATGCCAGGAATGGACGGCTTGATGCTGATGAAAAAACTTCTGGAAGAAATACCATATGTCTCTTTTATTATACTGACAAACTATGCGGAATTCTCTTACGCAAGGGAAGCTATCACTTATGGTGCCAGGAAATATTTTCTTAAGTCAGAGCTTCGGGGACAGGATATTCTGGAGGCTCTTATGGAAATCCACGAAAGTAATGAAAGGCTGCTTATAGGAAAAAAAGAGGATTGTTATTTCAGCGGTTATTTGGATATTTATACCTGCTGCTGCAATATGGAGGAGGCTGAATTTGTAGGGGGATTCTGGAAAAAGCATCAATTCAGGGAAAATGAAATGTTTTGCGTGGCAGCCTTTAAAAGCACGGAAAGCTGGGATCAGAAAGGTTTTTTAGATGACTTCATCAAAAAACAAAAAATCCATATTCTTCGCCCTGTTCTTCGAAAAGAGAGCATTTATCTCATTATGCAGTCTGAAGATGAAAGGAAACTTGAGGAAAGTCTGGCGGCGTTTTATGAAACCTGGAGTGCAAATGGAGGAGGAGTTCTTGTTGCCGGACCTTCGGCATGGGGAATTGAACAAATAATGCCGGAGATTGACAGGACAGAGCGAATGCTTCAGTATGAATTTTTCTATAATAAGGGCTGCTTTCGGATAAACGATGACAGGCTGATGGCGCCGCTTGACCGCGAAAAAATACGAAAAGAGTATCAAAGAATATTAAATAGACTTCTGCATGATGAGGAAGATAAAGTCAGTAAGGACATTATTATATGGTTTGAATATTTCAAAGAAGTATGCTTGCAGGATACAGAGTGGGCGAAAGAAATATGCATTAAATTCGTGATAAGATTAGAAGAGAAATGTGCGGAGCATTTTACGGACTATCAGGAGGAGCACAAGGTTACAAGACTTCAGACGGCAGGGTTGTGCAGAGACATCTGTATAAAGCTTATAAGTCTGCTTTATTCCGGGAATAAGTTCAGTTATTCCCAGAGTATACGGGAGACAGTTCAATATATCCATCAAAATTACGCCAACCAGGATCTGTCGTTAAAGGTGGTGGCCCAGGCAATTTGCCGTTCTCCTGAATACTTAAGCCGCCTTTTTAAATCAGAGACAGGCCAGAATTTCAGCAACTATCTTATGCTTTATCGTTTAGAGCGGGCCAGATCGCTTCTGTTAAATACAGATATGAAGATATATGAGATAGCCTATGCAGTGGGATATACCACACCAAGCTACTTCTCAAAGGTCTATCATGAGTATATGGGAATAACTCCGGAATTGGCCAGAGGTCAAAAAATTGATAGAAAGTCATAA
- a CDS encoding sensor histidine kinase translates to MKLNFMKLSYMKRFFLKMFAAVIILIGILVFAITGFSKKVVGKEIISLHQSILSQSIIQPASTIRSLRGSLEKITENAGVMEWLMEETEGSGKIEMLIRDEIYGNYKRGNKFRIYIYDLEKLRYASDFPEISWEEAQPSIKQAEKLRNSGVKEDIYLEGLIRSDKEDGLYRHSFYMVRPVQDLLSGTVRGYVLIQFSEVILYDMYQELIEPDRDYCIVDGNGIVISAKNKRDIGAPYSKNDIIISDEEFQKVGYGISDAYPDNVYFYGMISGTNWYLLENADLRHIFAPLDRTAWFAGILVVVFAVCFLPSIFLALQTILKPIDIIKNKMNQVAQGEFKARISQKEKGKGELSEIADSFNYMVGKLESQVEEIRTIERKRHLLHLDFLQTQINPHFIYNTLSSIRFYVEMGKNEEAEKMLIDFSKILRKTLSSSEKFISLKEECETLEYYIELQKARYRDRFEVKFNMEENTLPCIVPDFIMQPIVENAIFYSLKEKQVCHILISSYIRDRKLFISVKDDGVGMDENIISSVLEKGMNMNKVGLRNVNDRLRLNFGESYGIRIMSEKGKGTEVIMEMPETNERKRLG, encoded by the coding sequence ATGAAACTGAACTTTATGAAACTGAGTTACATGAAACGGTTCTTTTTGAAAATGTTTGCAGCAGTAATCATATTAATAGGGATTCTTGTGTTTGCTATTACAGGTTTCTCGAAAAAGGTTGTTGGAAAAGAGATCATTAGTCTTCATCAGTCTATTTTAAGTCAATCCATTATACAGCCGGCCTCTACGATCCGAAGTTTAAGGGGAAGCCTGGAGAAAATCACTGAGAATGCCGGGGTCATGGAATGGCTTATGGAGGAAACCGAGGGAAGCGGGAAAATTGAAATGCTTATTCGGGATGAGATTTACGGGAACTATAAAAGAGGTAATAAGTTCCGAATTTATATCTATGATCTGGAAAAGCTTAGATATGCCAGTGATTTCCCGGAGATTTCCTGGGAAGAGGCCCAGCCATCCATTAAGCAGGCAGAGAAGCTTAGAAACTCTGGAGTAAAGGAAGACATTTATCTGGAAGGTTTGATCCGCAGCGATAAGGAGGACGGGCTTTACCGTCATAGTTTCTATATGGTACGGCCTGTTCAGGATCTTTTAAGCGGAACAGTGCGGGGATATGTGCTGATTCAGTTCAGCGAGGTGATACTATATGATATGTATCAGGAGCTGATTGAACCAGACAGGGATTACTGTATTGTAGACGGGAATGGCATTGTGATTTCTGCAAAGAATAAGAGGGATATTGGAGCTCCTTACAGTAAAAATGATATTATAATATCAGATGAAGAATTTCAAAAAGTAGGCTACGGCATATCAGACGCATATCCGGATAACGTTTATTTTTATGGAATGATATCAGGAACCAATTGGTATCTGCTGGAAAATGCGGATTTGCGCCATATATTCGCACCGCTTGACAGAACCGCATGGTTTGCGGGAATTCTTGTGGTGGTATTTGCAGTCTGTTTCCTGCCGTCTATCTTTCTGGCTCTGCAGACGATCTTAAAACCTATTGATATTATTAAGAACAAGATGAATCAGGTTGCTCAAGGAGAATTTAAGGCGAGGATTAGTCAGAAGGAAAAAGGGAAGGGTGAGCTATCGGAGATTGCGGATTCCTTCAACTATATGGTAGGAAAGTTAGAGAGTCAGGTGGAAGAGATACGCACGATAGAGCGGAAGAGGCATTTACTTCATCTGGATTTCCTACAGACACAGATAAATCCTCATTTTATCTATAACACCCTAAGCTCCATACGATTTTATGTAGAGATGGGGAAAAATGAAGAAGCTGAGAAAATGCTGATTGATTTTTCAAAGATTCTTAGAAAGACCCTTTCAAGCTCAGAAAAATTCATTAGTTTAAAAGAGGAATGTGAAACGCTTGAATATTATATAGAGCTTCAGAAAGCCCGGTACAGGGACCGTTTTGAAGTGAAATTTAACATGGAAGAGAACACACTTCCTTGTATTGTACCTGATTTTATTATGCAGCCCATTGTGGAAAATGCCATTTTTTACAGCTTAAAGGAGAAGCAGGTCTGCCATATTCTTATCAGCAGCTATATCAGGGATAGAAAACTTTTTATCAGCGTAAAGGATGATGGAGTGGGGATGGATGAGAATATCATAAGCAGCGTTCTGGAGAAGGGAATGAATATGAACAAAGTTGGGCTTCGCAATGTAAATGACAGGCTTCGCCTAAACTTTGGAGAGTCCTACGGTATACGAATTATGAGCGAAAAGGGCAAAGGCACTGAGGTTATAATGGAGATGCCGGAAACAAATGAAAGGAAACGGTTGGGGTGA